The genomic interval CTTTGAACAATGTGTTGCTCAATCAGGATTTTGTTCCAAAACTCTCTGACTTTGGCATGGCTAGGCTGTTGAACCATGACTCATCATCAAATTGGACAAATCTTGTTGGGTCCTATGGCTACATGGCACCAGGTAattatatgaaaaattgaattatatttataaattaagagTATTTATTGGCTAATGTAATATGTTTGGTTGTGGGGACAGAGCTAGCAATGACAGCGAAGGTGACAGAAAAATGTGATGTGTATAGTTTTGGAGTGGTGGCTTTGGAAGTCATGATGGGAAAACATCCAAGGGAACTATTAGAATCTTCTTCATCAAACAATAGAGAATTGCTCTTGAAAAATGTGTTAGACAAACGTTTGCTCCCTCCAACTGGTAAGTTATCGGCTGTGGTGGTGTTAGTAGTGAGCTTAGCCTTGTCTTGCACCAGAACCTGTCCCGAGTCACGACCCACCATGCGTTATGTGGCTCAGGAGCTATCGACCAAGTGCGCTACTTCCCTCTTGCAGCCATTATGGACTGCAAGCATTAATAAGCTTGCCAGAGATgataaaattgagaaaaatcATATCAGCTATTAACCAACCTGGTAGCAATGGTAAGAGCTCATATATAGCTCAATAGTTTAGACTTTAGAAGGGTGTATCAGTAAGTAATTGTTGGTATGTGATTGAGCTTGTGTGCttgttatgtatatatttttgtacaGTAGACAAGCTCAGAAGCTCATTTTTAGTGACTCTCTTAATATCTTGATCAGTATAAGAAACAGTAAAAGAGTATCTATTGTATAAAGAAACCAGTTGCATATTGATTGCCATCTTAGTTTATGATTGATTGAATGTGGTGTTCTTAGTTGTTGTTTTTGGTTCTTATAATGAAGCAATTTCACTACAAGGTAGTAAAATCAGAAATGCATATATTTACAATCTGTACATTACTATATTAGAGGCGGCTTTGGATATATTTTAATGCTCATCATGtgaattacaaaaaattatggATCACGCTTTGGAACTAGATCCACAAAATTTTGGTCAAACCAAATTgattaatacttaagttattATGATATCTAATATGTATAAGAGAAAGCAGATTATTTTTAAGGATTGTCAAATTTAGTAATTTAGACATTCAAGTCAACACCATGAAAAGAGACTCAACAACTTGTTTCtatcttcttcttcatatttTAGTCCTTTCCTTGCTTCCATTGAAGATTGCTTCCTCACAAAGAGCACAAGCAGTGGCTCTGTTGAGATGGAAGAACAGCTTGGTGGTGAAGCCATCTTCTTTG from Cannabis sativa cultivar Pink pepper isolate KNU-18-1 chromosome 4, ASM2916894v1, whole genome shotgun sequence carries:
- the LOC133037428 gene encoding probable leucine-rich repeat receptor-like protein kinase At1g35710, whose product is MTAKVTEKCDVYSFGVVALEVMMGKHPRELLESSSSNNRELLLKNVLDKRLLPPTGKLSAVVVLVVSLALSCTRTCPESRPTMRYVAQELSTKCATSLLQPLWTASINKLARDDKIEKNHISY